One Methylomonas sp. LL1 DNA window includes the following coding sequences:
- the ruvA gene encoding Holliday junction branch migration protein RuvA has protein sequence MIGFLRGILIGKAPPQLLLDVHGVGYEVEAPMTTFYDLPALGEEVKLHTHLVVREDAHILFGFASETERMLFRVLIKVNGVGPKLALTILSGQSVEEFYRCVHDNDVKALVRLPGVGQKTAERLIIEMRGRLPELSDTPQTKGQSGLGASLAASPKQEAVTALCALGYKPQDAAKMVQAIATEDKSCEDIIRLALRGSIK, from the coding sequence GCTGGACGTGCATGGAGTCGGTTACGAAGTGGAAGCGCCGATGACCACTTTCTATGATCTGCCGGCCCTGGGCGAAGAAGTTAAATTGCACACGCATCTGGTGGTGCGGGAAGATGCCCATATTCTGTTCGGTTTTGCCAGCGAAACCGAGCGCATGTTATTCAGAGTCCTGATCAAGGTCAACGGTGTCGGCCCCAAGTTGGCGTTGACCATATTATCCGGGCAAAGCGTCGAGGAGTTTTACCGTTGCGTGCATGACAATGACGTTAAGGCCCTGGTGCGCTTGCCGGGGGTTGGTCAGAAGACCGCCGAGCGCCTGATCATCGAAATGCGCGGACGCCTACCGGAATTAAGTGATACGCCTCAAACCAAGGGCCAATCCGGCTTGGGCGCCAGTTTGGCGGCCAGTCCCAAGCAAGAAGCGGTCACTGCGTTATGCGCCCTGGGTTATAAACCCCAGGATGCGGCAAAAATGGTGCAAGCCATCGCCACCGAGGACAAGAGTTGCGAAGACATCATTCGGCTGGCGCTGAGAGGCTCGATTAAATGA